A stretch of the Vitis vinifera cultivar Pinot Noir 40024 chromosome 16, ASM3070453v1 genome encodes the following:
- the LOC100261880 gene encoding putative germin-like protein 2-1 has protein sequence MKKMGANTLAYVVLLAMAFSFASASDPSPLQDFCVAVNDTNDTVFVNGKFCRDPKLATPNDFFFSGLRLPGNTSNKLGSMVTPANVAQIPGLNTLGISLARVDYAPYGLNPPHIHPRATEILTVLEGTLYVGFVTSNPENRLISKVLYKGDVFVFPQGLIHFQLNVGTTNAVAIASLSSQNPGVITIAKAVFGSKPAISADVLTKAFQVEKNVVEYLQSQF, from the exons ATGAAGAAGATGGGAGCTAACACCCTTGCATACGTTGTACTCTTGGCTATGGCATTTTCTTTTGCCTCTGCCTCTGATCCCAGTCCTCTTCAGGACTTCTGTGTAGCTGTTAATGATACAAACGACACTG TGTTTGTGAATGGAAAATTCTGCAGGGATCCAAAGCTTGCAACGCCAAATGATTTCTTCTTTTCAGGGCTTCGTCTTCCAGGGAATACATCAAACAAACTTGGCTCGATGGTCACACCAGCAAACGTGGCACAGATACCTGGACTCAATACCCTTGGCATTTCCCTGGCTCGGGTTGACTATGCGCCATACGGCCTTAACCCTCCCCACATCCACCCTCGAGCTACAGAGATCCTCACTGTCTTGGAGGGGACACTTTATGTGGGCTTTGTCACCTCTAATCCTGAGAACCGCCTCATCTCCAAGGTCCTTTACAAAGGAGACGTGTTCGTCTTCCCACAAGGTCTCATTCACTTCCAGCTAAATGTGGGAACAACAAACGCAGTGGCCATTGCTTCATTGAGTAGCCAGAACCCAGGCGTGATCACCATTGCAAAGGCAGTGTTTGGATCAAAGCCAGCAATATCAGCTGATGTTCTCACAAAGGCCTTCCAAGTGGAGAAGAATGTGGTTGAGTATCTTCAATCTCAGTTCTAG
- the LOC104882055 gene encoding putative germin-like protein 2-1, with protein MCKVNHSNRCGCQSRIEIEDWQPHSCPVGRPFNGHCVCCSHIELEVNETLWEDEQVSFVKDLGDEAVVRIRGDKAHIKCPLQDSEDLLFVNGKFCKDPKLATPNDFFSLGLRLPGNTSNKLGSMVTPANVAQIPGLNTLGVSLARVDYAPYGLNPPHTHPRATEILTVLEGTLYVGFVTSNPDNRLISKVLHKGDIFVFPQGLIHFQLNVGTTNAVAIASLSSQNPGVITIANAVFGSKPAISADVLTKAFQVDKNVVEYLQSQFWTDNHTY; from the exons ATGTGCAAGGTGAACCATTCTAATAGGTGTGGTTGTCAGTCCAGAATTGAGATTGAAGATTGGCAACCACATTCTTGTCCAGTTGGAAGGCCTTT CAATGGCCACTGCGTTTGTTGTTCCCACATTGAGCTGGAAGTGAATGAGACCTTGTGGGAAGACGAACAGGTCTCCTTTGTAAAGGACCTTGGAGATGAGGCGGTTGTCAGGATTAGAGGTGACAAAGCCCACATAAAGTGTCCCCTCCAAGACAGTGAGGATCTCT TGTTTGTGAATGGGAAATTCTGCAAGGATCCAAAGCTTGCAACGCCAAATGATTTCTTCTCTTTGGGGCTTCGTCTTCCAGGGAATACATCAAACAAACTTGGCTCGATGGTCACACCAGCAAACGTGGCACAGATACCTGGACTCAACACCCTTGGCGTTTCCCTGGCTCGGGTTGACTATGCGCCATATGGTCTCAACCCTCCCCACACCCACCCTCGTGCCACAGAGATCCTGACCGTCTTGGAAGGCACACTTTATGTGGGCTTTGTCACCTCTAATCCTGACAACCGCCTCATTTCCAAGGTCCTTCACAAAGGAGACATTTTCGTCTTCCCACAAGGTCTCATTCACTTCCAGCTCAATGTGGGAACAACAAACGCAGTGGCCATTGCTTCATTGAGTAGCCAGAACCCAGGCGTGATCACTATTGCAAATGCAGTGTTTGGATCAAAGCCAGCAATATCAGCTGATGTTCTCACAAAGGCCTTTCAAGTGGACAAGAATGTGGTTGAGTATCTTCAATCTCAGTTCTGGACGGACAACCACACCTACTAG